From a region of the bacterium genome:
- a CDS encoding uracil-DNA glycosylase codes for MTPVEIRARLDELAGQAGACVACRLHERRTQAVFADGSPEADIMFIGEGPGYNEDKEGLPFVGRAGMLLNRLLGEVGLDRSEVYIANVVKCRPPNNRDPRPDEIEACKHFLVDQLRLVDPAVVMTMGNFSTKLLLKTSVGITRTRGQVYPWWGRVVIPTFHPAAALRSGPAMEATIKADLEMAVRTARERLADPDAQAGVPEPPDSYEQLGLFG; via the coding sequence ATGACCCCTGTTGAGATCCGGGCGCGTCTGGACGAACTGGCCGGGCAGGCGGGGGCCTGCGTGGCCTGCCGGCTTCACGAACGACGCACGCAGGCAGTCTTCGCCGATGGTTCCCCTGAGGCGGACATCATGTTCATCGGTGAGGGTCCCGGGTACAACGAGGACAAGGAAGGCCTGCCGTTCGTGGGCAGGGCGGGCATGCTGTTGAACCGGCTTCTCGGCGAGGTGGGTCTCGATCGGAGCGAGGTGTACATCGCCAACGTGGTCAAGTGCCGGCCTCCGAACAACCGGGATCCCCGCCCGGACGAGATAGAAGCCTGCAAGCACTTCCTGGTCGACCAACTCCGGCTGGTGGACCCGGCCGTGGTCATGACGATGGGCAACTTCTCGACCAAACTCCTACTCAAGACATCGGTGGGTATCACCCGCACCCGAGGCCAGGTGTACCCCTGGTGGGGGCGGGTGGTGATCCCGACCTTCCATCCGGCGGCGGCATTGCGGAGCGGTCCCGCCATGGAGGCGACCATCAAGGCCGACCTGGAGATGGCGGTGCGAACCGCCCGGGAGCGGTTGGCGGACCCGGATGCGCAGGCCGGTGTGCCGGAACCGCCCGACTCCTACGAACAGCTCGGCCTGTTCGGATGA
- a CDS encoding P1 family peptidase — MNDSITAVPGVEVGHWTSEQHRTGVTVVVFPEPNVAATEIRGAAPGSRETALLDPGMRVQQVQALVFTGGSAFGLAAVDGVVRELAGDGRGHPTRNGPVPIVPAAVIYDLDRPSGFHPGAPEGALAYHCRSSAPVPQGRVGAGRGVTTSQWRGPAAVQPSGLGSARIEVGAATVGVLAVVNAVGDVFTLEGAPLTGGEMVPGPAASAVTPHANTTLVAVATDARLERNDLFRLCVRSQDAVAACIRPAHTRYDGDSAFAVSCGELMGDPDALGEAAFVATGRAIAAAVTSARPHDPDRTAAGP, encoded by the coding sequence GTGAACGACAGCATTACCGCGGTACCCGGGGTGGAGGTCGGGCACTGGACATCGGAGCAGCACCGCACCGGGGTCACCGTGGTGGTGTTCCCCGAGCCCAACGTGGCGGCGACCGAGATCAGGGGAGCGGCGCCGGGGAGCCGCGAGACAGCGTTGCTCGACCCGGGGATGCGGGTCCAGCAGGTCCAGGCGCTGGTGTTCACAGGAGGGTCTGCCTTCGGGCTGGCGGCGGTGGACGGGGTAGTCCGGGAGCTGGCCGGCGACGGTCGGGGGCATCCCACCCGCAACGGCCCGGTTCCCATCGTCCCCGCGGCGGTCATCTACGACCTCGATCGACCGTCCGGCTTCCACCCCGGAGCTCCGGAGGGAGCGCTTGCCTACCACTGTCGCTCGTCGGCGCCCGTGCCTCAGGGGCGGGTGGGCGCCGGTAGGGGCGTTACCACCTCGCAATGGCGAGGCCCGGCCGCGGTCCAGCCCTCCGGGCTCGGATCAGCCCGGATCGAGGTCGGCGCCGCGACGGTCGGCGTGCTGGCGGTGGTCAACGCGGTGGGCGACGTCTTCACCCTCGAAGGGGCTCCGCTCACGGGCGGCGAGATGGTTCCCGGCCCGGCCGCCTCCGCCGTCACGCCCCATGCCAACACCACCCTCGTGGCGGTGGCCACCGATGCCCGCCTGGAGCGGAACGACCTGTTCCGGTTGTGCGTGAGGTCCCAGGATGCGGTGGCGGCCTGTATCCGGCCGGCCCATACCCGATATGATGGCGACTCGGCGTTCGCGGTGTCCTGTGGAGAGTTGATGGGAGATCCAGATGCGTTGGGCGAGGCCGCCTTTGTCGCCACCGGACGGGCTATCGCCGCGGCGGTGACCAGCGCCCGTCCTCACGATCCTGACCGGACGGCAGCCGGACCATGA
- the alr gene encoding alanine racemase: MILEPTVAPRVSRPTHVEIDLDQLTSNYRAVERAVTPARMSPVVKADAYGHGLVEVARLFESCRPAGLAVAFLEEGARLREAGIVCPILVMGGLDISQIPDFLHFGLTMTVSSVQAVGAIEEGAERMGTVARVHAKVDTGMGRMGVRPEGAAELLDALRSSPRVEVEGVYSHFATADEADPAQTLNQMATFRRVVSYFGDRDLPTPTLHLANSGAVLQHPSSHLDLVRPGLMLYGVYPTDAIPRTIEIEPALTWRSTVVLSKPLPTGSPVSYGATWTPDRDTRIVVVPMGYGDGYPRLLSNRGEVLIRGRRHPVVGRVCMDQFMVDVGPETDVRVGDEVVIIGTQDDEKITANELSGWAETIPYEILTGISSRVPRRYRGGGRFVPAAETVGLFRTASGIDYERWRADLDAMAGQDPTPLA; this comes from the coding sequence ATGATCCTCGAACCCACCGTAGCCCCGCGGGTGTCCCGCCCAACCCATGTGGAGATCGATCTCGACCAGCTTACGTCCAACTACCGGGCTGTCGAGCGGGCCGTGACCCCGGCCCGGATGTCGCCGGTGGTGAAGGCCGATGCCTACGGCCACGGCCTGGTGGAGGTAGCCCGGTTGTTCGAGAGCTGCCGGCCGGCCGGGCTGGCGGTGGCGTTCCTCGAGGAAGGGGCGAGGCTCCGGGAGGCCGGGATCGTGTGCCCCATCCTCGTGATGGGGGGCCTGGACATCTCCCAGATTCCCGATTTCCTCCACTTCGGACTCACCATGACCGTCTCCTCGGTACAGGCGGTGGGAGCGATCGAGGAGGGCGCCGAGCGCATGGGGACGGTCGCCCGGGTTCACGCCAAGGTGGACACCGGGATGGGCCGGATGGGGGTACGACCCGAGGGCGCCGCCGAGCTGCTCGATGCCCTGCGCAGCAGCCCTCGGGTGGAGGTGGAGGGCGTGTACAGCCACTTCGCAACCGCCGACGAGGCGGATCCCGCCCAGACCCTCAACCAGATGGCCACCTTCCGCCGGGTGGTCTCATACTTCGGTGACCGGGACCTCCCCACCCCTACCCTCCACCTGGCCAACTCGGGCGCCGTCCTGCAGCACCCCAGCTCCCACCTCGATCTGGTGCGGCCGGGCCTGATGCTGTACGGGGTATACCCGACCGACGCCATCCCCAGGACGATCGAGATCGAGCCGGCCCTCACCTGGCGGTCCACAGTGGTGCTCTCGAAGCCGCTCCCCACCGGAAGCCCGGTCAGCTACGGAGCGACCTGGACCCCCGACCGCGACACCCGCATCGTGGTCGTCCCGATGGGATACGGGGACGGCTACCCCCGCCTCCTGTCCAACCGGGGGGAGGTGCTGATCAGAGGCCGGCGGCACCCCGTAGTGGGCCGGGTTTGCATGGACCAGTTCATGGTCGACGTGGGCCCCGAGACCGACGTCCGGGTCGGGGACGAGGTGGTGATCATCGGCACCCAGGATGACGAGAAGATCACGGCCAACGAGTTGTCCGGCTGGGCCGAGACCATCCCCTACGAGATCCTGACCGGCATCAGCAGCCGGGTCCCCCGCCGCTACCGGGGAGGTGGCAGGTTCGTGCCTGCCGCCGAGACGGTGGGGTTATTCCGTACCGCATCCGGCATCGACTACGAGAGATGGCGCGCCGACCTCGACGCCATGGCCGGCCAGGACCCGACACCTCTCGCCTGA
- a CDS encoding permease has protein sequence MAVTFGLNLLRRRVGDERLRTLMGASPVGAALRGIGVGFITPFCTYSAIPVLVSLRRAGVSPAGYTAFMVAAPVLDPILFGALVIIVGLQAAVIYLAVVFAASIGLALLAERVDLDRFMKPLTPADVDGGPDRDIGTGPWRGLRTEWRPSMRSSRALLRTMLPLLALGVLIGLAITAFLPAETVARVPVLSGDAAIPAAAAVGTFFYINTELFVPIADGLRAAGIGIGAVVALTIAGAGANVPEFVMLARLTSRKVLAVFGGYVFVVAMAAGILVELTVA, from the coding sequence GTGGCGGTCACATTCGGGCTGAACCTGCTACGGCGCCGGGTAGGCGACGAGCGCCTCCGGACCCTCATGGGCGCCTCGCCCGTCGGGGCGGCCCTGCGGGGGATCGGGGTCGGTTTCATCACCCCCTTCTGCACGTATTCGGCCATCCCGGTGCTGGTCTCCCTCCGCCGAGCCGGTGTGAGCCCGGCCGGCTACACGGCGTTCATGGTGGCTGCGCCGGTCCTCGACCCGATCCTGTTCGGAGCGCTGGTGATCATCGTGGGCCTGCAGGCCGCAGTCATCTACCTGGCGGTGGTGTTCGCGGCGTCGATCGGTCTGGCGCTGCTGGCCGAACGGGTCGATCTCGACCGCTTCATGAAGCCCTTGACCCCGGCGGATGTGGATGGAGGCCCTGACCGGGACATCGGAACCGGCCCGTGGCGGGGTTTGAGGACGGAATGGCGCCCCTCCATGCGCTCGTCCCGGGCGTTGCTCCGCACCATGCTCCCGCTGCTCGCGCTGGGCGTTCTGATCGGGCTGGCGATCACCGCCTTCCTGCCGGCCGAGACGGTGGCCCGCGTGCCGGTCCTGTCGGGAGACGCGGCGATCCCCGCCGCCGCGGCGGTCGGGACCTTCTTCTACATCAACACCGAGCTGTTCGTGCCGATCGCCGACGGTCTCAGGGCGGCGGGGATCGGCATCGGCGCGGTGGTGGCACTCACCATCGCCGGTGCGGGCGCCAACGTCCCCGAGTTCGTCATGCTGGCCCGGCTGACCAGCCGCAAGGTGCTGGCAGTGTTCGGCGGCTACGTCTTCGTCGTAGCGATGGCCGCCGGGATACTGGTCGAGCTAACGGTCGCCTAG
- a CDS encoding YbhB/YbcL family Raf kinase inhibitor-like protein has translation MALQITSTDFEDGDYLGPDHILAEEYGFGCGGGNRSPQLSWTGAPEGTASYALTCYDPDAPTGSGFWHWVVVNIPAEVTELAAGAGDGSGIPAGALQTRTDFGKPGYGGPCPPEGDHPHRYLFTVHAVGMEELPVDADTMPAVVGFMLNFNTLEKASLMGLYKRR, from the coding sequence ATGGCGTTGCAGATCACCTCCACCGACTTCGAAGACGGGGACTACCTGGGTCCGGATCACATCCTGGCGGAGGAGTACGGATTCGGGTGCGGCGGAGGTAACCGGTCGCCGCAGCTCTCCTGGACGGGTGCCCCGGAAGGAACCGCAAGCTACGCCCTCACCTGCTACGACCCGGATGCCCCCACCGGTTCGGGGTTCTGGCACTGGGTGGTGGTCAACATCCCCGCCGAGGTGACGGAACTGGCGGCAGGCGCCGGTGACGGGTCGGGAATCCCCGCCGGCGCGCTGCAGACCCGGACCGACTTCGGCAAGCCCGGGTACGGTGGCCCGTGCCCTCCCGAGGGCGACCATCCCCATCGCTACCTCTTTACCGTCCACGCGGTGGGCATGGAGGAGTTGCCGGTCGACGCCGACACCATGCCGGCGGTGGTGGGGTTCATGCTGAACTTCAACACGCTCGAGAAGGCCAGCCTGATGGGGCTATACAAGCGGCGCTGA
- the pabB gene encoding aminodeoxychorismate synthase component I, producing the protein MTPPEIAGPVPDPALAGVSARFDDFRGNLVPLRLVDPYGVWVSYHLDDVPDVIHRADAEARAGGWVAGFVSYEAAPAFDPRLAVRTPSPGLPLAWFAGFRGAIPQPTGPGGEYRIGPWRPEIPDTRYGRDVDTIREFIRVGDTYQTNYTFRLRGRVTGDLRSLYTDLLGAQGGGYHAFLETGRHTVVSASPEMFFRWDGRRIESRPMKGTMARGRWEQEDSRFRERLLSSGKDRAENVMIVDLLRNDLGRVARFGSVQVERLFEVERLETVWQMTSTVAAETRPGVGLLDIFRAMFPCGSVTGAPKVRTMEIIESLESSPRGVYCGAIGLLAPPGSGRPRAEFSVAIRTLVADTRNAEAEYGVGGGVVYESTAAREYEEAMVKARVLSRRRTPVTLLETMRWEPGRGIWLRDRHLNRLRSSARYLGVTLREVAIADLLEGLSGDEPLRVRLLVSADGSASIDTVPLAPGPLVVGLAVDDRPIDQSDHLRYHKTTRREVYEQAAARHPAADDVVLVNDLGEVVETTIANLVVRMGDAWVTPPIGSGCLPGTYREELLDRGTLRERTISVAELMAADEVAVVNSVRGWRTAKIVEGP; encoded by the coding sequence GTGACCCCCCCGGAAATCGCCGGCCCGGTGCCCGACCCGGCGCTGGCGGGAGTGAGCGCCCGGTTCGATGACTTCCGCGGGAACCTGGTCCCGCTCCGGCTGGTCGACCCGTACGGAGTCTGGGTCTCCTATCACCTCGACGATGTCCCGGACGTCATCCACCGGGCCGATGCCGAGGCCCGGGCCGGCGGTTGGGTGGCCGGGTTCGTCTCCTACGAGGCCGCTCCCGCCTTCGATCCCCGGCTGGCGGTCCGGACGCCGTCGCCCGGCCTGCCGCTGGCATGGTTCGCCGGATTCCGCGGCGCGATTCCCCAGCCCACCGGACCGGGCGGCGAGTACCGGATCGGACCGTGGCGACCCGAGATCCCGGATACCCGCTACGGCCGCGACGTCGACACCATCCGGGAGTTCATCCGGGTCGGCGACACCTACCAGACCAACTACACGTTCCGCCTGCGGGGACGGGTTACCGGGGATCTCAGGTCGCTCTACACTGACCTGCTCGGCGCCCAGGGGGGCGGTTATCACGCCTTCCTGGAGACCGGCCGCCACACAGTGGTCTCCGCCTCGCCGGAGATGTTCTTCCGCTGGGACGGCCGGCGTATCGAGAGCCGGCCCATGAAGGGCACCATGGCCCGGGGTCGTTGGGAACAGGAGGACTCCCGGTTCCGGGAGCGGTTGCTCTCCTCGGGCAAGGACCGGGCCGAGAACGTGATGATCGTGGACCTCCTGCGGAACGACCTGGGGCGGGTGGCCCGGTTCGGCAGCGTCCAGGTGGAGCGCCTGTTCGAGGTGGAGCGGCTGGAGACGGTCTGGCAGATGACCTCGACGGTGGCGGCCGAGACCCGACCGGGGGTGGGCCTGCTCGACATCTTCAGAGCCATGTTCCCCTGCGGGTCGGTGACCGGAGCGCCGAAGGTCAGGACCATGGAGATCATCGAGTCCCTGGAATCCTCTCCCCGAGGTGTCTACTGCGGCGCCATCGGGTTGCTGGCGCCGCCCGGATCCGGCCGGCCGAGGGCCGAGTTCTCGGTCGCCATCCGCACGCTCGTTGCGGACACGCGCAACGCCGAAGCCGAGTACGGCGTGGGCGGGGGAGTGGTGTACGAGTCGACCGCGGCCCGGGAGTACGAGGAGGCGATGGTCAAGGCCCGGGTCCTGTCACGTCGCCGGACGCCGGTGACGCTGCTCGAGACGATGCGATGGGAGCCCGGCCGGGGGATCTGGTTGCGGGACCGCCATCTGAACCGGCTCCGCTCCTCGGCCCGCTACCTGGGTGTGACCCTCCGGGAGGTGGCCATCGCCGATCTCCTCGAAGGCTTGTCAGGCGACGAGCCGCTCCGGGTGCGCCTGCTGGTCTCCGCGGACGGGTCCGCTTCGATCGACACTGTGCCCCTCGCTCCGGGTCCATTGGTGGTGGGGTTGGCCGTAGATGATCGTCCGATCGACCAGAGCGACCACCTGCGCTACCACAAGACGACCCGGCGGGAGGTCTACGAGCAGGCGGCGGCCCGGCATCCGGCTGCGGACGATGTGGTGCTCGTGAACGACCTCGGGGAGGTGGTCGAGACCACCATCGCCAATCTCGTCGTGCGGATGGGAGACGCCTGGGTCACGCCGCCGATCGGCTCGGGCTGCCTGCCGGGCACCTACCGGGAGGAGCTCCTGGATCGCGGGACCCTGAGGGAGCGAACGATTTCGGTGGCCGAGTTGATGGCGGCCGACGAGGTGGCCGTGGTCAACTCGGTCCGCGGATGGCGAACCGCGAAGATCGTTGAGGGTCCGTAA
- a CDS encoding methylenetetrahydrofolate reductase translates to MTVPSGLDRAGRAAVRRILEHPKFEVLPLKNVLDQVRWLPDGATVSITASPTKTLEDTMDVAAELRLRGFQVVPHLSARMTHDKRHLAALLGRMEQLEMSRVFLVGGDAPQRGIFPDAYSLLLAMDDLGHHLTEIGVTSYPEGHAVISDDKLRQALHDKQPFASYLTTQMCFDAEAIGDFVSGCRADGITLPVRIGIPGVADRLKLIQISTRIGVGQSVRFLSKHRGLVTKFIKPGGYAPEDLLEGLAPLADDPAAAIVGVHIYTFNQCETTERWRQEYLATL, encoded by the coding sequence ATGACCGTTCCCTCAGGACTCGATCGCGCCGGAAGGGCGGCCGTGCGGCGAATCCTCGAACACCCGAAGTTCGAGGTCCTCCCGCTCAAGAACGTGCTCGATCAGGTGCGGTGGCTGCCGGACGGCGCCACGGTGTCCATAACCGCCTCGCCGACCAAGACGCTCGAGGACACGATGGACGTGGCCGCCGAGCTCCGCCTGAGGGGCTTCCAGGTGGTGCCGCACCTGTCGGCGCGCATGACCCACGACAAGAGGCATCTCGCCGCCCTGCTGGGACGGATGGAGCAACTCGAGATGTCAAGGGTCTTCCTGGTGGGTGGGGACGCTCCGCAGCGAGGGATCTTCCCCGACGCCTACTCCCTACTGCTGGCCATGGACGACCTGGGCCACCACCTCACCGAGATCGGGGTGACCTCCTACCCCGAGGGACATGCGGTGATCTCGGACGACAAGCTGCGGCAGGCTCTTCACGACAAGCAGCCGTTCGCGTCCTACCTGACCACCCAGATGTGTTTCGACGCCGAAGCCATCGGTGACTTCGTCTCCGGCTGCCGGGCGGACGGCATCACCCTCCCCGTCCGGATAGGGATTCCGGGAGTCGCCGACCGGTTGAAGCTCATCCAGATATCGACCCGGATCGGGGTGGGGCAGTCCGTTCGGTTCCTCTCCAAGCACCGTGGTCTGGTGACCAAGTTCATCAAGCCCGGTGGCTACGCACCGGAGGACCTTCTCGAAGGGCTCGCTCCGCTGGCCGACGATCCCGCAGCTGCCATCGTGGGGGTGCACATCTACACCTTCAACCAGTGCGAGACCACCGAGCGCTGGCGGCAGGAGTACCTGGCCACCCTGTAG
- a CDS encoding trimethylamine methyltransferase family protein, with translation MSARRRRRGGGRQARQAIRTARVIEQQPFLTRAVGRTEVLSEEGMELIEHNADTLLEEVGIEIMNFPEALAIYAGAGADVDGTRVRFPRGMCREIITRSAPASFVQHARNPARSVTIGDPHIVFAPAYGSPFVRDADAGRRYATIEDFRNFAKLVHMSPALHHGGGTLCEPVDLPVNKRHFDMVYSHVAYHDKPFMSSVTKPERAQDSVDICKIVFGEDFVRDNTVLMGLCNANSPLTWDYAMLGSAKVLAENNQCALITPFIIAGAMSPVTVAAAVTQTLAEALAAISFTQLVRPGAPVIFGSFAASMSMQSGAPTFGTPEPALVLYAVGQLASRLGVPFRSGGNLTASKIPDAQAAYESATTFLPALAAGVNFVLHTAGWLEGGLTMGYEKFVLDADQASMMARLVGGVDLSENGQAMEPLLTNGPGQHHLGTAHTMANFEDAFWVSGQSDVDSFEQWELNGSLDSVSRANAEWKRLLAEYEQPPLDEAVHEELTEWIAARKASFPDSDV, from the coding sequence ATGAGCGCCCGCAGGAGAAGGAGAGGGGGCGGTAGGCAGGCGCGCCAGGCCATACGAACCGCCCGGGTCATCGAGCAGCAACCGTTCCTCACCCGCGCCGTGGGCCGCACCGAGGTGCTCTCCGAGGAGGGGATGGAACTGATCGAGCACAACGCCGACACCCTCCTCGAGGAGGTCGGGATCGAGATCATGAACTTCCCCGAGGCCCTCGCGATCTACGCCGGCGCGGGTGCCGACGTGGACGGTACGAGGGTCCGCTTCCCGCGGGGCATGTGCCGGGAGATCATCACCCGATCCGCGCCCGCCTCGTTCGTCCAGCACGCGCGTAACCCGGCCCGGTCGGTCACCATCGGGGATCCCCACATCGTGTTCGCGCCCGCGTACGGATCCCCGTTCGTGCGGGACGCCGACGCCGGGCGGCGCTACGCCACCATCGAGGACTTCAGGAACTTCGCCAAGCTCGTTCACATGAGCCCGGCGCTGCACCATGGCGGCGGAACCCTGTGCGAGCCGGTGGACCTGCCGGTCAACAAGCGCCACTTCGACATGGTCTACTCCCATGTCGCGTACCACGACAAGCCGTTCATGTCCTCGGTGACCAAGCCCGAGAGGGCCCAGGACTCGGTCGACATATGCAAGATCGTGTTCGGAGAGGACTTCGTGCGCGACAACACCGTGCTGATGGGTCTGTGCAATGCCAACTCCCCCCTGACATGGGACTACGCCATGCTCGGGTCGGCCAAGGTCCTCGCGGAGAACAACCAGTGCGCTCTCATCACGCCGTTCATAATCGCCGGCGCGATGTCGCCCGTGACGGTGGCCGCCGCAGTGACCCAGACCCTGGCGGAGGCTCTGGCTGCCATCTCCTTCACCCAGCTCGTCCGTCCCGGGGCGCCCGTCATCTTCGGATCCTTCGCCGCCTCGATGTCGATGCAGAGCGGGGCCCCCACCTTCGGAACCCCGGAGCCGGCCCTGGTGCTCTACGCGGTCGGCCAACTCGCCTCGAGGCTCGGTGTCCCGTTCCGATCCGGCGGTAACCTGACCGCCTCGAAGATCCCGGACGCCCAGGCCGCCTACGAGAGCGCCACGACCTTCCTGCCCGCTCTGGCGGCGGGCGTCAACTTCGTCCTCCACACGGCAGGGTGGCTTGAGGGCGGCCTGACCATGGGGTACGAGAAGTTCGTTCTCGACGCTGACCAGGCATCGATGATGGCGCGCCTGGTGGGCGGGGTGGACTTGAGCGAGAACGGCCAGGCGATGGAGCCGCTCCTGACCAACGGTCCCGGCCAGCACCATCTCGGCACCGCCCACACGATGGCCAATTTCGAGGATGCCTTCTGGGTGTCGGGCCAGTCCGATGTCGACAGCTTCGAGCAGTGGGAGCTGAACGGGTCGCTGGACTCGGTGAGCAGGGCCAACGCCGAGTGGAAACGCCTGCTGGCGGAGTACGAGCAGCCGCCCCTGGACGAAGCCGTTCACGAGGAGTTGACCGAGTGGATCGCCGCGCGCAAAGCCTCCTTCCCGGACTCGGACGTTTGA
- a CDS encoding ASKHA domain-containing protein, producing the protein MAARTLQVVFTPSGRRGRVEPGTTVLDAARGLGVDVDSVCGGRGLCGRCQVTLGSSASEGIDSGGHRLSLPEAQEVGYRGRRPLRAGHRLACAARLQDDAVIDVPPYSQVRRQVVRKRAEVVDIPVDPVVRLHYLEVEPPDMHRQASDLSRVLEALDRQWGIAGVEVDHHVLQVLQEVLRAGQWAVTVAVHDGDTVTGVWPGFHDGPLGVAFDVGSTTVAGHLCDLSTGAVLASSGVMNPQIRYGEDLMSRVSYVMMNEGGQEVLTSAIRSTLDEMVGDLVEQVGRPRDSVLEVALVGNPIMHHLVLGLSPYHLGVAPFALATDGAVRITASKIGMEAHPGARLYVLPCVAGHVGADAAGAILSEGPHRSPAIQLLVDVGTNAEIVLGSAGRLLAASSPTGPAFEGAEISSGQRAAPGAIERVRIDRMTLEPRFKVIGVDLWSDQEGFEDAVAGTGVIGICGSGIIEAVAELALTGVVSAEGLIRDSGRSERVVADGRSAAYLLYEGPAERGSRIMITQNDVRAIQLAKAALQAGVRLLMDRLGVDRVDEIRLAGAFGSHIDPIYAMVLGMIPDCDPDRVSAAGNAAGTGAMMALLSGSARDEIEALVGEVEKIETAVAAGFQRHFVEAMGIPHATVAYDHLARKVDLSGIVSSGPASGGRRRRTRRRASGATARRSGALVGSCGEEDR; encoded by the coding sequence ATGGCTGCTCGGACCCTACAGGTGGTGTTCACCCCCTCCGGAAGGCGGGGCAGGGTCGAGCCGGGTACCACGGTCCTGGACGCAGCCCGTGGTCTCGGGGTCGATGTGGACTCGGTGTGCGGCGGGCGCGGGCTGTGCGGGCGCTGCCAGGTGACTCTGGGCAGCTCCGCGTCCGAAGGCATAGATTCCGGCGGGCACCGGCTCTCCCTTCCCGAAGCCCAGGAGGTGGGCTACCGGGGTCGCCGCCCGCTCCGCGCCGGTCACCGCCTGGCCTGCGCGGCCCGCCTCCAGGACGACGCGGTCATCGACGTCCCGCCCTACAGCCAGGTGCGCCGCCAGGTGGTGCGCAAGCGGGCGGAGGTAGTCGACATTCCGGTGGATCCGGTGGTGCGCCTTCACTACCTGGAGGTGGAGCCTCCGGACATGCACCGCCAGGCATCCGACCTGTCCAGGGTGCTGGAGGCCCTGGACCGGCAGTGGGGTATCGCCGGGGTGGAGGTCGATCATCATGTGCTCCAGGTGCTGCAAGAGGTTCTGCGGGCCGGCCAATGGGCGGTGACCGTGGCCGTTCACGATGGGGACACCGTTACGGGTGTGTGGCCGGGCTTCCATGACGGCCCCCTCGGAGTGGCCTTCGATGTCGGTTCCACGACGGTGGCCGGCCATCTGTGCGATCTCTCCACGGGCGCGGTGCTCGCCTCGTCGGGCGTGATGAACCCCCAGATCCGCTACGGAGAGGATCTGATGAGCCGCGTCTCCTACGTGATGATGAACGAGGGGGGCCAGGAAGTCCTCACCTCGGCGATCCGTTCGACCCTCGATGAAATGGTCGGAGACCTGGTCGAGCAGGTGGGAAGGCCCCGGGACTCGGTGCTGGAGGTCGCCCTGGTCGGCAACCCGATCATGCATCACCTGGTCCTCGGCCTCAGCCCCTACCACCTGGGCGTGGCGCCGTTCGCCCTGGCCACCGACGGGGCAGTCCGTATCACCGCCTCGAAGATCGGCATGGAGGCGCATCCGGGCGCCAGGCTCTACGTGCTGCCGTGCGTGGCGGGCCATGTCGGCGCCGATGCGGCAGGCGCCATCCTGTCCGAGGGTCCCCACCGGAGCCCGGCAATCCAGCTGCTCGTGGACGTGGGTACCAATGCGGAGATCGTTCTGGGCAGCGCCGGCCGCCTGCTGGCGGCTTCCAGCCCGACCGGACCCGCATTCGAAGGCGCGGAGATCAGCTCAGGCCAGCGCGCCGCACCGGGCGCGATCGAGCGGGTGCGGATCGATCGCATGACGCTCGAGCCCCGGTTCAAAGTGATCGGAGTGGACTTGTGGTCGGACCAGGAGGGCTTCGAGGATGCCGTGGCGGGGACCGGCGTCATCGGCATCTGCGGATCGGGCATCATCGAGGCGGTGGCCGAGCTGGCGCTCACCGGGGTGGTGTCGGCCGAGGGGCTCATCCGGGACAGCGGTCGTAGCGAGCGGGTCGTCGCTGACGGACGGTCGGCGGCCTACCTGCTGTACGAGGGGCCGGCGGAGCGGGGTAGCCGCATCATGATCACCCAGAACGACGTAAGGGCCATCCAGCTCGCCAAAGCAGCATTGCAGGCGGGCGTCAGGCTCCTGATGGACCGCCTGGGAGTGGACCGGGTGGACGAGATCAGGCTGGCCGGCGCCTTCGGCAGCCACATCGATCCCATTTACGCCATGGTGCTGGGGATGATCCCCGACTGCGATCCCGATCGGGTCTCCGCGGCGGGCAACGCAGCCGGGACCGGGGCGATGATGGCCTTGCTCAGCGGGTCCGCCCGGGACGAGATCGAAGCTCTGGTCGGCGAAGTCGAAAAGATCGAGACGGCGGTGGCCGCCGGCTTCCAGCGCCACTTCGTGGAAGCCATGGGGATACCCCACGCCACCGTCGCATACGACCATCTCGCCCGTAAGGTGGACCTGTCGGGCATCGTCTCGTCCGGGCCGGCATCCGGCGGCCGCCGTCGCAGGACCCGGAGGAGAGCGAGCGGGGCGACCGCCCGGCGATCCGGGGCCCTGGTCGGGTCGTGTGGAGAGGAGGACCGATGA